In Nitrosophilus alvini, the following are encoded in one genomic region:
- the thrC gene encoding threonine synthase codes for MRFIETRGNDGIKPEYVNFSDAILSPGASYGGLYVPEFLPEPGIPFLEKHLKSSYKELAFDILKTFDIDIDDDVVKEALDLYDKFDDPDNPVPVVKVKESLFVSELYHGPTRAFKDMALQPFGYILSNLAKQRGEKYLILAATSGDTGPATLETFKNRPNIKVACLYPDGGTSDVQRLQMVTEDGKNLKVIGIIGDFDDAQNALKELLASENFKRKLQESGVKLSAANSVNFGRIIFQIIYHLHSYLELIRQNEISLGEKIYLIVPSGNFGNALGAYYAKKMGLPVKKILIASNENNVLTDLIQKGEYDLRSRTLKKTASPAMDILKSSNVERVLFDKFGAKRTKELMDSLTNEGYYKLTPQELERLREDFEADFTTDEEAKNTIREYAQNGYLMDPHTATCIKLFDKRDNKELKCVVYSTAEWTKFAPTVLNALNNDDKKYKDLEALVEISKRLGVRIPLVIEELFNKPIVHDTVIEKEQIEEEILKFI; via the coding sequence ATGAGATTTATCGAAACAAGAGGAAACGACGGCATAAAGCCCGAATATGTGAATTTCAGCGATGCTATTTTGAGTCCCGGTGCAAGTTACGGCGGTCTTTATGTGCCTGAATTTTTGCCTGAGCCCGGTATCCCTTTCTTGGAGAAACATCTGAAAAGCTCGTACAAAGAGTTGGCTTTCGATATTCTTAAAACCTTCGATATAGATATAGATGACGATGTTGTAAAAGAGGCACTTGATCTATATGACAAATTTGACGACCCAGATAATCCCGTACCAGTTGTAAAAGTAAAAGAGAGTCTGTTTGTAAGTGAGCTTTACCACGGACCTACGAGAGCTTTTAAAGATATGGCTCTTCAGCCATTCGGCTACATTCTCTCCAATCTGGCAAAACAAAGAGGAGAGAAGTATCTTATCCTCGCAGCTACAAGCGGCGATACCGGTCCTGCAACTCTGGAGACTTTCAAAAACAGACCGAACATAAAAGTCGCATGCCTCTATCCGGACGGAGGAACGAGTGACGTTCAGAGACTGCAGATGGTAACAGAAGACGGGAAAAACCTTAAAGTTATAGGAATCATTGGAGATTTCGACGATGCACAAAACGCTCTTAAAGAGCTTTTGGCCTCAGAAAATTTTAAAAGAAAACTGCAAGAGTCCGGAGTAAAACTCTCCGCAGCCAATTCCGTAAATTTTGGCCGGATTATTTTTCAGATCATTTATCATCTACACAGCTATTTGGAGCTTATCAGACAAAATGAGATATCTTTGGGAGAAAAAATCTATCTCATAGTTCCGAGTGGAAATTTCGGAAATGCCCTTGGCGCCTATTATGCAAAAAAGATGGGACTGCCAGTGAAGAAGATACTGATAGCTTCAAACGAAAACAATGTTTTGACCGATCTGATACAAAAAGGCGAATACGATCTTAGAAGTAGAACTCTTAAAAAGACGGCATCTCCGGCAATGGATATTTTGAAATCTTCGAATGTTGAAAGAGTACTTTTTGACAAATTCGGTGCAAAGAGGACAAAAGAGCTAATGGACTCTTTGACAAATGAAGGATATTACAAACTTACACCGCAAGAGCTTGAGAGACTTAGAGAAGATTTTGAGGCCGATTTTACAACGGATGAAGAGGCTAAAAATACGATTAGAGAGTATGCCCAAAACGGATATCTCATGGACCCTCATACAGCTACCTGTATAAAGCTTTTCGACAAAAGAGACAATAAAGAGTTAAAGTGTGTGGTATACTCTACCGCTGAATGGACAAAATTTGCGCCAACTGTACTAAACGCTCTTAACAATGACGATAAAAAGTACAAAGACCTTGAAGCCCTGGTGGAGATATCGAAAAGACTCGGTGTCAGAATTCCTCTCGTGATAGAAGAGCTTTTCAATAAACCTATCGTACACGATACGGTTATTGAAAAAGAGCAGATAGAAGAGGAGATACTCAAATTTATCTAA
- the cutA gene encoding divalent-cation tolerance protein CutA, translating into MSGYITLFCTVPDKKSAEDISYTLVSEKLAACVNIIDGVDSIYFWEGKVQDDSELLLVIKTKKSLYEKLEKKIKSIHPYKVPEIIAFEIFRGSVEYLNWIDESVE; encoded by the coding sequence ATGAGCGGATATATCACACTTTTTTGTACGGTTCCGGACAAAAAGAGTGCAGAGGATATCTCCTATACTCTTGTGTCTGAAAAACTCGCGGCTTGTGTAAATATCATTGACGGTGTGGATTCGATATATTTCTGGGAAGGAAAAGTACAGGACGACAGCGAACTCCTTCTGGTAATAAAGACCAAAAAATCTCTATATGAGAAACTGGAAAAAAAGATAAAATCGATCCATCCTTATAAAGTGCCAGAAATAATCGCATTCGAGATATTCAGAGGCAGCGTAGAGTATCTGAATTGGATAGACGAAAGTGTCGAATAA
- the argB gene encoding acetylglutamate kinase, whose translation MQRKIQTVQTLLDALPFIKEFRKQTIVIKYGGSAQTSANLKEKFAQDVLLMYLVGIKPVIVHGGGKRITEILDRLKIPTNFIEGQRVTTPEVMEIVEMVLSGDINKEIVSLLNNHGAKAIGISGKDAHFITARPKDFEKLGYTGKIENIDPEVVNRLIDEKFVPVIAPIAASDELSHPGYNINADLAASKIAVALKAKKIIFLTDTPGVLDKEKNLISTLDAESVEKLKQEGVIKGGMVPKVDACLEAINGGVEKAHIIDGRVEHSILLELFTSAGIGTQIVK comes from the coding sequence ATGCAAAGAAAGATACAGACAGTTCAGACCCTTCTTGACGCACTGCCGTTTATAAAAGAGTTTAGAAAACAGACTATTGTTATCAAATACGGCGGTTCGGCACAGACAAGCGCCAATCTAAAAGAGAAGTTTGCTCAAGATGTGCTGCTTATGTATCTGGTAGGTATCAAGCCGGTTATTGTACACGGCGGAGGCAAGAGAATAACCGAAATACTCGACAGACTCAAAATTCCTACAAATTTTATAGAGGGGCAGAGGGTGACGACGCCTGAAGTTATGGAGATAGTGGAGATGGTTCTGAGCGGAGATATAAACAAAGAGATAGTCTCTTTGTTGAACAACCATGGTGCAAAAGCGATAGGCATAAGCGGCAAAGATGCCCACTTCATCACTGCACGACCGAAAGATTTTGAAAAACTGGGTTATACCGGAAAGATAGAAAATATAGATCCGGAAGTGGTAAACAGACTGATTGACGAAAAGTTTGTTCCTGTTATAGCTCCTATCGCCGCAAGCGACGAACTATCTCATCCCGGATACAATATAAATGCCGATCTGGCGGCAAGCAAGATAGCCGTAGCTTTAAAAGCGAAAAAGATAATTTTTCTGACTGATACTCCCGGTGTTCTGGACAAAGAAAAAAATCTCATCTCCACTCTCGATGCCGAAAGTGTGGAAAAACTCAAACAAGAGGGTGTCATAAAAGGCGGAATGGTTCCTAAAGTTGATGCTTGTCTCGAAGCCATAAACGGCGGTGTGGAGAAAGCGCACATCATTGACGGAAGAGTTGAACACTCGATTCTGCTAGAACTGTTTACCAGCGCGGGTATAGGAACACAGATAGTAAAATAG
- a CDS encoding tetraacyldisaccharide 4'-kinase, with protein sequence MVKKSDLTEWVEGYFYNPSLFQRILSFFLLPLTLLYCLGAYIRRRFCKAKDYGIAVVSVGNLLVGGSGKTPFVIELAKRYGDCAVILRGYGRKSSGMVVVSERGQIKTDVKTSGDEAMLIAKSLPQASVIVSEKREDAIGYAKEKGIKVVFLDDGFGKCHIKKLDILLKPETDPKNGFCLPSGPYREPKSFEKYAHIVAREGEDFRRIVNIENKTENMVLITAIAKPQRLDRYLPENIEKFYFADHHYFEKEEIGEIVKKTGVDSILTTQKDEVKLEKFGFKLSVMRLKMDIDEKILEKVDKYIKERDAKKDTDSSDPS encoded by the coding sequence TTGGTAAAAAAAAGTGATTTAACCGAGTGGGTTGAGGGATATTTCTACAACCCCTCGCTTTTTCAAAGAATTTTATCGTTTTTTCTTCTGCCCTTGACTCTTTTATACTGTCTTGGAGCCTACATAAGAAGGAGATTTTGCAAAGCCAAAGATTATGGTATAGCCGTTGTATCTGTAGGCAATCTTTTGGTAGGCGGCAGCGGCAAGACGCCTTTTGTTATAGAGCTTGCGAAGAGATATGGCGATTGTGCCGTAATTTTACGCGGATATGGACGAAAAAGCAGTGGAATGGTCGTAGTAAGCGAAAGAGGGCAAATAAAAACGGATGTGAAAACAAGCGGTGATGAGGCGATGCTCATCGCAAAGTCTCTCCCGCAGGCAAGCGTAATAGTTTCCGAAAAAAGAGAAGATGCCATCGGATATGCAAAAGAAAAGGGTATAAAGGTTGTTTTTCTTGATGACGGATTCGGAAAATGCCACATAAAAAAACTGGATATTCTTCTGAAACCGGAAACAGATCCGAAAAATGGCTTCTGCCTTCCCTCAGGTCCTTACAGAGAACCAAAAAGTTTTGAAAAATATGCCCATATCGTAGCACGTGAGGGAGAAGATTTCAGACGGATTGTCAATATAGAAAACAAAACTGAAAATATGGTTTTGATAACTGCTATTGCAAAACCTCAGAGACTGGATAGATATCTGCCTGAGAATATCGAAAAGTTCTATTTTGCCGATCATCACTATTTTGAAAAAGAGGAGATAGGGGAGATTGTAAAGAAAACCGGTGTGGACTCTATATTGACCACCCAAAAAGATGAGGTGAAACTGGAAAAATTTGGCTTTAAGCTTTCGGTAATGAGGCTTAAGATGGATATTGACGAAAAAATATTGGAAAAAGTTGATAAGTATATAAAGGAGAGAGATGCAAAGAAAGATACAGACAGTTCAGACCCTTCTTGA
- a CDS encoding DegT/DnrJ/EryC1/StrS family aminotransferase: protein MSKKIPFYVPSINDTELKEIKEVLALCEESKVDKLERDFAKYIGCEYALTTSSGTGALHLAMTAIDLKRGDKIICSVNAFPSVPEVVRHFDAEPIFADIDPDDYNIDLDALEDILAKNKSKKLKGAIINHVGGQPVDLDRLYDIAEKYNILIIEDASEAMGATYEGKKIGSTGADMTAFSFNPHMRSSISNGGMLVTDNEELNQRAELLRTHAIVTDKWDRQGNLGYIYDVIDIGLKYDMSELDAAYCIAQLGKVDKLIKRRIEIANIYNEELKDVPHVSLPIVKREHNYQLYIIKIDKNRDGFARELVKRGIYVGLHYIPLHLLSYYRQKYNLRVNDFPNALRNYQQILSIPIHAKMTDDDVYYVCEQIKDIAKKRSW from the coding sequence ATGAGTAAAAAAATTCCTTTTTATGTTCCGAGTATAAATGATACGGAATTAAAAGAGATAAAAGAGGTTCTAGCGCTTTGTGAAGAATCAAAAGTAGACAAACTTGAAAGAGATTTTGCCAAATATATAGGATGTGAATATGCTTTGACCACATCAAGTGGAACAGGCGCACTCCATCTTGCTATGACGGCTATAGATCTCAAAAGGGGAGACAAGATCATCTGCTCTGTAAACGCATTTCCCTCTGTTCCGGAAGTTGTGAGGCATTTTGACGCAGAGCCGATATTTGCGGATATCGATCCTGATGACTATAACATAGATCTTGATGCACTTGAAGATATACTTGCAAAGAACAAGTCAAAAAAACTCAAAGGTGCGATCATAAATCATGTAGGTGGGCAGCCGGTTGATCTTGACAGGTTGTACGATATAGCGGAAAAATACAATATTCTTATTATCGAAGATGCCAGTGAAGCCATGGGCGCCACATATGAGGGCAAAAAGATAGGCTCGACCGGTGCAGATATGACGGCATTCAGTTTCAATCCCCATATGAGAAGCTCCATCTCGAACGGCGGTATGCTTGTAACCGACAATGAAGAGTTAAACCAAAGAGCCGAACTTCTCAGAACCCATGCAATAGTAACCGATAAGTGGGACAGACAGGGAAATCTGGGATATATATACGATGTAATCGATATAGGACTCAAATATGACATGAGTGAACTCGATGCGGCATACTGTATTGCACAGCTTGGCAAAGTGGATAAACTTATTAAAAGAAGAATAGAGATAGCAAATATATACAATGAAGAGCTGAAAGATGTGCCTCATGTATCATTGCCTATCGTAAAAAGAGAACACAACTACCAGCTTTATATTATCAAGATAGACAAAAACAGAGACGGGTTTGCAAGAGAGCTTGTAAAAAGAGGCATATATGTTGGCTTGCATTATATTCCTCTGCATCTTCTGAGCTATTACAGACAAAAATACAATCTTAGAGTCAACGATTTTCCGAATGCTCTTAGAAACTATCAGCAGATACTCTCTATTCCTATTCATGCAAAAATGACAGATGACGACGTTTATTATGTCTGCGAACAGATAAAAGATATCGCCAAGAAGAGAAGTTGGTAA
- a CDS encoding MBL fold metallo-hydrolase, whose protein sequence is MQIKSRPFGDYMTNCYIVEIEEKELIVDPGIGAAEWVLDNVKNPVAILNTHGHFDHVWSNAELKEKLAIPIIIHKEDAFFLETDQYNMGMPKSRADILVEGDKEIVAGGILFKFIHFPGHTPGCCVIEIDNAWFSGDFIFKGSIGRVDFPYSDPEAMKRSLEKFKKIPFDKPVYPGHGEPTTIKNEQKYVDYWLRAI, encoded by the coding sequence ATGCAGATAAAAAGCAGACCTTTCGGCGACTATATGACCAACTGCTATATAGTTGAAATCGAAGAAAAAGAGTTGATAGTAGACCCTGGCATCGGTGCAGCCGAATGGGTATTGGACAATGTGAAAAATCCTGTTGCCATTCTGAACACACATGGACATTTCGACCATGTCTGGAGCAACGCAGAGCTCAAAGAGAAACTGGCAATCCCCATCATCATCCATAAAGAGGACGCTTTTTTTCTTGAAACAGACCAGTACAACATGGGAATGCCAAAAAGTAGAGCCGACATACTGGTAGAAGGTGACAAAGAGATCGTTGCAGGAGGAATACTTTTCAAATTCATTCACTTTCCAGGACATACTCCTGGATGCTGCGTTATAGAGATAGATAACGCATGGTTCAGCGGCGATTTTATATTCAAAGGTTCGATCGGCAGAGTTGATTTTCCGTATTCCGATCCCGAGGCTATGAAAAGGAGTCTGGAGAAGTTTAAAAAAATCCCTTTCGACAAACCGGTTTATCCCGGACACGGCGAACCTACTACTATAAAAAATGAACAAAAGTACGTAGATTACTGGCTGAGGGCTATATAG
- a CDS encoding thioesterase, FlK family, whose product MKLNTHKKIDSRFSGKVVELKEGYAKILLKTVPEMAADEEGLVHGGFTFSAADFAAMAAVNHPYVVLTGAEVKFTAPVKVGDEVMFEANVIENDGKKSKVEVVGRVGDKEVFKGIFKTYVLDKHVLG is encoded by the coding sequence ATGAAATTGAATACACATAAAAAGATAGACTCAAGATTTAGCGGAAAAGTAGTTGAACTTAAAGAGGGATATGCGAAAATTCTGCTTAAAACAGTTCCGGAAATGGCTGCAGACGAAGAGGGTCTGGTACATGGCGGTTTTACCTTCAGCGCTGCGGATTTTGCCGCAATGGCAGCTGTCAATCATCCATATGTGGTACTTACGGGAGCAGAAGTAAAATTTACCGCTCCCGTTAAAGTGGGCGATGAAGTGATGTTTGAGGCAAACGTAATAGAAAATGATGGGAAAAAATCAAAAGTTGAAGTTGTCGGAAGAGTAGGGGATAAAGAGGTATTCAAGGGGATTTTTAAAACTTACGTACTTGATAAACACGTACTTGGATAA
- a CDS encoding arsenate reductase family protein: MKVYGIKTCGSVKKALKFFEENDIRYEFHDLKKEPIGCEKVDEWLKKADIETLMNKRGTKYRTLKLKELNLDENGMREWLCKENLLIKRPVVELDNGDVVIGFDEDKYKEIFGI; encoded by the coding sequence ATGAAAGTTTACGGTATCAAAACGTGCGGAAGTGTAAAAAAGGCACTGAAGTTTTTTGAGGAGAACGATATAAGGTATGAGTTTCATGACCTTAAAAAAGAGCCGATAGGATGCGAAAAAGTTGATGAATGGCTGAAAAAAGCCGATATTGAGACTCTTATGAACAAAAGAGGAACAAAATACAGAACCCTTAAACTAAAAGAGCTCAATCTTGATGAAAATGGCATGAGAGAGTGGCTCTGCAAAGAGAATCTTCTGATAAAGAGGCCCGTTGTAGAATTGGACAATGGAGATGTTGTCATTGGGTTTGATGAAGATAAATACAAAGAAATTTTCGGGATATAA
- the cmoB gene encoding tRNA 5-methoxyuridine(34)/uridine 5-oxyacetic acid(34) synthase CmoB, translating to MDIEKIKRERENWLKWKNIAPLREMLDALPDIKDVKVEIDDVIKIDADVTEKQREAVKEAAWAMRPWRKGPFELFGTFIDSEWRSFIKYNLLKPHFRLKDKRVADIGCNNGYYMFRMLAEKPAEIVGFDPSPLFKTQFDLINRYIKSDIVYELLGVEHLPYYGKKFDVIFCLGVIYHRSDPVNMLKGLKKGLNKNGEVFLDTFYIDGDEPVALCPAKTYSKIPNVHFVPTIPALKNWCVKAGFEKFEVLEKKPTTFEEQRKTEWITGESLSDFLDPNDPTKTVEGYPAPKRVYVKISL from the coding sequence TTGGATATAGAAAAGATAAAAAGAGAGAGAGAAAACTGGCTGAAGTGGAAAAATATTGCGCCTCTCAGAGAGATGCTGGATGCTCTGCCGGATATAAAAGACGTGAAAGTTGAGATAGACGATGTAATCAAAATAGATGCTGATGTAACAGAAAAGCAAAGAGAAGCTGTAAAAGAAGCGGCCTGGGCTATGAGACCATGGAGAAAGGGACCTTTTGAGCTGTTCGGAACATTTATAGACAGTGAATGGAGAAGCTTTATAAAGTATAATCTACTCAAACCCCATTTCAGGTTAAAAGATAAAAGAGTTGCCGATATAGGCTGCAACAACGGATACTATATGTTCAGAATGCTTGCTGAAAAACCGGCTGAGATTGTGGGATTTGACCCTTCGCCTCTCTTTAAAACGCAGTTTGATCTGATAAATAGATATATAAAGAGTGATATAGTTTACGAACTTTTGGGAGTGGAGCATCTGCCGTATTACGGAAAAAAGTTTGATGTAATATTTTGTCTGGGGGTTATCTATCACAGAAGTGACCCTGTAAATATGTTAAAAGGCTTAAAAAAAGGACTTAACAAAAACGGTGAGGTTTTTCTGGATACATTCTATATAGATGGAGATGAGCCTGTAGCTCTCTGTCCTGCCAAAACATACTCAAAGATACCGAATGTGCATTTTGTTCCTACTATACCGGCACTTAAAAACTGGTGTGTAAAAGCGGGATTTGAAAAGTTTGAAGTACTTGAAAAGAAACCGACAACTTTCGAAGAGCAGAGAAAGACGGAGTGGATAACAGGAGAGAGTCTGAGTGACTTTTTGGACCCGAATGATCCGACCAAAACCGTGGAAGGATATCCCGCTCCGAAGAGAGTTTATGTTAAAATTTCGCTCTAA
- a CDS encoding alkylphosphonate utilization protein, with the protein MPKDSNGNILNEGDTVQVIKDLKIKGTSGTLKRGTKIKNIRLTSKANEVECRIGKSTIVLKTQFLKKI; encoded by the coding sequence ATGCCTAAAGACAGCAACGGTAATATTCTAAATGAAGGCGATACTGTTCAGGTTATAAAAGATCTAAAGATAAAAGGAACCTCCGGAACTCTCAAAAGAGGCACGAAGATAAAAAACATCAGACTTACCTCAAAAGCCAATGAAGTAGAGTGCCGTATCGGGAAAAGCACCATTGTTTTAAAGACTCAGTTTTTGAAAAAGATTTAA
- a CDS encoding ArsS family sensor histidine kinase, producing the protein MSIRKKITLLFIFSLLVMVSIAFWAEMTTERKNETIQINRYMSEAKEIISLIAKGKRNRLEKRLNELGLRIIDKKSMTDYETVFKKPHTFGEIKILKRSNRFYLFIRYLDVNLLLYDTAQEEIQKERLITNTLIFLDIAVLVFIYTIIIKILSPINDISSKMREISKGDFNARVDVKSTDEIGDMAKSFNEMASKLQKVLNSKEELIRDVGHELRTPIAKGKFALEMIDDSKGKEIIKRAFEELESLTAEILYIQMMEDKDSLKKEKFKISTLILEALSKTNIENEEDITVKVLEDFDVEGDLHYLSIALKNLIDNALKYSEKKPIVIEADCGKVSVLNDGKRLDKSLSYYIQPFVREEKREEGFGLGLNIVYKVLKKHKFVLKYDYQEGKNRFTIVFFDNERGQMPANA; encoded by the coding sequence ATGTCTATTAGAAAAAAAATTACTCTTCTTTTTATTTTCAGTCTGTTAGTTATGGTGTCAATTGCCTTCTGGGCGGAAATGACAACAGAAAGAAAAAATGAGACTATTCAAATAAACAGATATATGTCAGAGGCAAAAGAGATAATCTCACTAATTGCCAAAGGTAAAAGAAACAGACTTGAAAAAAGATTAAATGAACTAGGGTTGAGAATTATAGATAAAAAAAGTATGACAGATTATGAAACAGTCTTTAAAAAACCCCATACTTTCGGTGAAATAAAAATATTAAAAAGATCAAACAGATTTTATCTTTTTATAAGATACTTAGATGTTAATTTATTGCTTTATGATACGGCCCAAGAAGAGATACAAAAAGAGAGGCTTATAACAAATACTCTTATATTTTTGGATATTGCTGTTTTAGTATTTATATATACAATAATTATAAAAATTTTGTCTCCTATAAATGATATATCATCAAAAATGAGAGAGATTTCAAAAGGCGATTTTAATGCGAGAGTAGATGTAAAAAGTACAGATGAGATAGGAGATATGGCAAAAAGCTTCAATGAAATGGCTTCAAAGTTACAAAAGGTACTAAACTCCAAAGAAGAGTTGATAAGAGATGTGGGACATGAGCTGCGAACTCCTATAGCAAAAGGAAAATTTGCTCTTGAGATGATAGATGACAGTAAAGGAAAAGAGATAATAAAAAGAGCTTTTGAAGAGCTGGAGTCATTGACAGCCGAAATTTTGTATATACAGATGATGGAAGATAAAGATAGTCTAAAAAAAGAAAAGTTTAAAATAAGCACACTTATACTCGAAGCACTATCAAAGACAAATATAGAAAATGAAGAAGATATAACTGTAAAAGTTTTAGAAGATTTTGATGTTGAGGGAGATTTGCACTATCTATCCATTGCATTAAAAAATCTGATAGACAACGCTTTGAAATATTCTGAAAAAAAGCCGATTGTTATTGAGGCAGATTGTGGAAAAGTTAGCGTTTTAAATGATGGGAAAAGGCTTGATAAAAGTTTGAGTTATTATATTCAGCCTTTTGTTCGTGAAGAAAAAAGAGAAGAGGGGTTTGGTTTGGGACTAAATATTGTATATAAAGTGCTCAAAAAGCATAAATTTGTTTTGAAGTATGATTATCAAGAGGGGAAAAATAGGTTTACAATTGTTTTTTTTGATAATGAACGCGGGCAAATGCCCGCTAATGCTTAA
- a CDS encoding response regulator transcription factor → MSRRVLLIEDDKQMKELITDYLSGYGYETVSFSDPKAALENFSKHSYDIVILDLMLPKMDGFDVCKKIKEFSDIPVIISSARGDIGNKIHGFELGADDYLAKPYEPRELVLRIEAVLRRVQKSGRVKISDFEIDESGKELYMDNYPIELTKVEFQIFSYLLKNRNKVVSREQIINATSLPYDTKSRTVDMHISNIRHKIGDDPKKPKYIKSVWGIGYKFIG, encoded by the coding sequence TTGAGTAGAAGAGTGCTTTTGATTGAGGATGATAAACAGATGAAAGAGTTAATAACTGATTATCTAAGCGGTTACGGTTATGAAACTGTATCTTTTTCCGATCCTAAAGCTGCGCTTGAAAATTTTTCGAAACACTCGTATGATATAGTTATTCTGGATCTAATGCTTCCAAAGATGGATGGATTTGATGTATGTAAAAAGATCAAAGAGTTTTCCGATATTCCGGTTATTATCTCCTCAGCAAGAGGAGATATAGGAAACAAGATACATGGATTCGAACTTGGTGCAGATGATTATCTTGCAAAACCTTATGAACCGAGAGAACTGGTACTCAGAATAGAAGCGGTATTAAGAAGAGTTCAAAAAAGCGGAAGAGTGAAAATTTCCGATTTTGAAATTGATGAGTCCGGAAAAGAGCTTTATATGGATAATTATCCTATCGAGTTGACAAAAGTGGAGTTTCAAATCTTTTCTTATCTATTGAAAAACAGAAATAAAGTGGTCTCTAGAGAACAGATAATAAATGCTACGTCTCTTCCATACGATACCAAAAGCAGAACAGTCGATATGCATATTAGTAATATCAGGCACAAAATAGGAGATGATCCCAAAAAACCGAAATATATAAAATCGGTATGGGGAATAGGATATAAATTTATTGGATAA
- a CDS encoding Spy/CpxP family protein refolding chaperone, with product MKFLLIIFISLVVSVADHDNEYKYYETHMPRDLGFLNLNEKQREAIREVLSKNAESLEKLHESEEKTEKRLKKIFLQKKFDREKFENELLKLKKRAVKIEAEMFEKIHKILTPEQRERFIEYMEEWEVE from the coding sequence ATGAAATTTTTACTTATTATATTTATCTCGCTGGTCGTATCTGTTGCAGATCACGATAATGAGTATAAATATTATGAGACACATATGCCCAGAGATTTGGGTTTTTTGAATTTAAATGAAAAACAGAGAGAGGCTATAAGAGAAGTGTTATCAAAAAATGCAGAAAGTCTTGAAAAACTGCATGAAAGTGAAGAAAAAACGGAGAAAAGACTCAAAAAAATTTTTTTACAAAAAAAGTTTGATAGAGAAAAGTTCGAAAATGAGCTTTTAAAGCTTAAAAAAAGAGCAGTTAAAATAGAGGCTGAAATGTTTGAAAAAATTCATAAGATTTTGACACCTGAACAAAGAGAGCGTTTTATAGAGTATATGGAGGAGTGGGAAGTTGAGTAG